A DNA window from Methylobacterium sp. NMS14P contains the following coding sequences:
- a CDS encoding D-2-hydroxyacid dehydrogenase family protein — protein sequence MRTCLILDDYQQAALALADWARLSDHVAVSAIAKHIPNPDDLVARIAQAEILVIMRERTPFPATLLDRLPRLELLVTSGMRNLAIDLAAARARDVVVCGTDSSPTPPTELTWALILGLARHVAPESLTLRAGGPWQSTIGTDLAGATLGVLGLGKIGTRVAEIGRAFGMRVIAWSPNLDDARAAAAGVERAASKEALLEASDVVTIHLVLGDRTRGLLGAAELRRMRRDAFLVNTSRAPIVDQSALVQALEEGWIAGAGLDVFETEPLPADSPFRRLPNVLALPHLGYVSRSNYRTFFTQAVEDIEAWLAGAPIRQLG from the coding sequence ATGCGCACCTGCCTGATCCTCGACGATTACCAGCAGGCGGCCCTCGCGCTCGCGGACTGGGCGCGCCTCTCCGACCACGTCGCCGTCTCCGCGATCGCGAAGCACATCCCGAACCCCGACGACCTCGTGGCGCGGATCGCGCAGGCCGAGATCCTCGTGATCATGCGGGAGCGGACGCCGTTCCCGGCAACGCTGCTCGACCGCTTGCCCAGGCTCGAGCTGCTCGTCACAAGCGGCATGCGCAACCTCGCCATCGACCTCGCGGCGGCCCGGGCGCGCGACGTCGTCGTCTGCGGCACCGATTCGAGCCCGACGCCGCCGACGGAGCTGACCTGGGCGTTGATCCTAGGGCTGGCCCGTCACGTCGCCCCGGAGAGCCTGACCCTGCGCGCGGGCGGCCCTTGGCAGAGCACGATCGGCACCGACCTCGCGGGCGCGACGCTCGGCGTTCTCGGCCTCGGGAAGATCGGGACGCGGGTGGCCGAGATCGGTCGCGCCTTCGGCATGCGGGTGATCGCCTGGAGCCCGAACCTCGACGACGCCCGCGCCGCCGCCGCCGGGGTGGAGCGGGCGGCCTCGAAGGAGGCCCTACTGGAGGCGAGCGACGTCGTCACGATCCACCTCGTGCTGGGCGACCGGACCCGCGGTCTCCTCGGCGCGGCCGAGTTGCGCCGCATGCGCCGCGACGCCTTTCTGGTGAACACGTCGCGCGCGCCGATCGTCGACCAGTCCGCGCTGGTCCAGGCGCTGGAGGAGGGCTGGATCGCCGGCGCGGGTCTCGACGTGTTCGAGACCGAGCCGCTGCCGGCCGACAGCCCGTTCCGCCGCCTGCCGAACGTGCTGGCGCTGCCGCATCTCGGCTACGTGTCGCGCAGCAACTACCGGACGTTCTTCACCCAGGCGGTGGAGGACATCGAGGCCTGGCTCGCCGGCGCGCCGATCCGGCAGCTCGGCTGA
- a CDS encoding dihydroxyacetone kinase subunit DhaK, with protein sequence MAHFIDARSTLVNDAVDGLVAASGGRLARLDGDPDIRVVLRATPDPAKVAVVSGGGSGHEPAHAGFVGSGLLSAAVCGDVFASPSVDAVLAGILAVTGPAGCLLVIKNYAGDRLNFGLAAERARALGHRVETVIVSDDIALPDAKQPRGVAGTLFVHKVAGHAAEAGEPLETVAALARRAAEAAKSLGIAVSTCTIPGSPRSERLAEGQAELGLGIHGEPGAERITLPTASDLARMMAERLARAVPGETGLALLVNNLGSASALEMQVLTRAVLATDLGRRVRLLLGPAPLMTALDMHGASLSVLPLDDALERALSEPVSVPAWPAAVRVAPPILRPMPDGLAGEAFTPSHDAVTAARIRAVAEALIGAEDALNGLDAKVGDGDAGTTFAGAARAVQADLDRLPQAEPAALCRALAERIGRAVGGSSGVLGSIFFAATASALADGAAWPEALGEGVARVQGYGGARAGDRTLLDALIPAVAALKGGDLAAAAVAARTGAEATAGMDRAGAGRSSYLAAGDLAGVQDPGAAGVAAAFTALAGA encoded by the coding sequence ATGGCCCACTTCATCGACGCCCGCTCCACCCTGGTCAACGACGCCGTCGACGGCCTCGTCGCCGCGAGCGGCGGGCGTCTGGCGCGGCTCGACGGCGACCCGGACATCCGCGTCGTCCTCCGCGCGACTCCGGATCCCGCGAAGGTCGCGGTCGTCTCCGGCGGCGGCTCCGGGCACGAGCCGGCCCATGCCGGCTTCGTCGGGTCGGGCCTGCTGAGCGCCGCTGTCTGCGGCGACGTCTTCGCCTCGCCGAGCGTCGACGCGGTGCTGGCCGGGATCCTGGCGGTGACGGGGCCGGCGGGGTGCCTGCTCGTCATCAAGAACTACGCGGGCGACCGGTTGAATTTCGGTCTCGCCGCCGAGCGCGCCCGGGCACTGGGCCACAGGGTCGAGACCGTGATCGTCTCGGACGACATCGCCCTTCCGGACGCCAAGCAGCCCCGCGGCGTCGCCGGAACGCTGTTCGTCCACAAGGTGGCGGGCCACGCCGCGGAGGCCGGGGAACCGCTGGAGACCGTGGCGGCGCTCGCCCGCCGGGCGGCCGAGGCGGCGAAGTCGCTCGGCATCGCGGTCTCGACCTGCACGATCCCCGGCTCGCCGCGCAGCGAGCGGCTGGCGGAGGGACAGGCCGAGCTCGGACTCGGCATCCACGGCGAGCCCGGCGCGGAGCGCATCACCCTGCCGACGGCCAGCGACCTCGCCCGCATGATGGCCGAGCGTCTCGCGCGGGCCGTCCCGGGCGAGACCGGGCTGGCGCTGCTCGTGAACAATCTCGGCTCCGCCTCCGCCCTGGAGATGCAGGTCCTCACCAGGGCCGTGCTCGCCACCGACCTGGGGCGGCGCGTGCGCCTGCTGCTCGGTCCCGCGCCGCTGATGACGGCGCTCGACATGCACGGCGCCTCGCTGTCGGTCCTGCCGCTCGACGACGCGCTGGAGCGCGCCCTGTCGGAGCCCGTGTCGGTCCCGGCCTGGCCCGCGGCCGTCCGGGTCGCGCCGCCGATCCTGCGGCCGATGCCCGATGGGCTCGCGGGCGAGGCTTTCACCCCGTCGCACGACGCCGTCACCGCCGCCCGGATCCGGGCCGTCGCCGAGGCCCTCATCGGGGCCGAGGATGCCCTGAACGGCCTCGATGCCAAGGTCGGGGACGGCGATGCCGGCACGACCTTCGCGGGCGCCGCGCGCGCTGTCCAGGCCGATCTCGACCGGCTGCCGCAGGCGGAACCCGCGGCCCTGTGCCGGGCCCTGGCCGAGCGGATCGGGCGCGCGGTGGGCGGGTCGAGCGGCGTGCTCGGCTCGATCTTCTTCGCCGCGACGGCCTCGGCCCTCGCCGACGGCGCCGCCTGGCCCGAGGCCCTCGGGGAGGGCGTGGCGCGCGTGCAGGGCTACGGCGGCGCCCGGGCCGGCGACCGCACCCTGCTCGACGCCCTGATCCCCGCCGTCGCCGCCTTGAAGGGCGGCGACCTCGCCGCCGCCGCGGTCGCCGCCCGGACCGGTGCCGAGGCCACGGCCGGCATGGATCGCGCCGGCGCGGGCCGCTCCAGCTACCTGGCGGCCGGTGACCTCGCCGGCGTCCAGGATCCCGGCGCCGCCGGCGTCGCTGCGGCCTTCACGGCTCTGGCCGGGGCGTAG
- a CDS encoding carbohydrate ABC transporter permease — protein MSAPAPPAHADPRLAPVIAAQPAGLTDNSEGMAYLERLPRRLVTTYLPLLLILAVLLFPFYWMALTAIKPDEQLIDMERFNPFWVVDPTLKHINKLLFETQYPRWLWNTMYVSVAATVLSLFASVLAAYACVRVRYRGAGWVGAAIFLAYLVPPSILFIPLATIIQAYGLFDSPIALILAYPTILIPFSTWLLMGYFKTIPYELEECALMDGASRWQILTKIILPLAFPGLISAGIFSLTLCWNEFIYALTFLSSTQNKTVPIAVVSEFVDGDVYKWGSLMAGALLGSLPLVILYSFFVEYYVSALTGAVKE, from the coding sequence ATGAGCGCGCCCGCACCGCCGGCACACGCCGACCCGCGCCTTGCCCCGGTGATCGCGGCCCAGCCGGCCGGGCTCACCGACAACTCGGAGGGGATGGCCTATCTCGAGCGCCTGCCCCGGCGGCTCGTGACGACCTACCTGCCGCTCCTCCTCATCCTCGCCGTGCTGCTGTTCCCGTTCTACTGGATGGCGCTCACGGCCATCAAACCGGACGAGCAGTTGATCGACATGGAGCGGTTCAACCCGTTCTGGGTCGTGGATCCGACACTCAAGCACATCAACAAACTGCTCTTCGAGACGCAGTACCCGCGCTGGCTCTGGAACACGATGTACGTGTCGGTGGCGGCGACGGTGCTGTCGCTGTTCGCGAGCGTGCTCGCCGCCTATGCCTGCGTCCGCGTGCGCTACCGCGGCGCCGGCTGGGTCGGGGCGGCGATCTTCCTCGCCTACCTCGTGCCGCCCTCGATCCTGTTCATCCCGCTCGCCACGATCATCCAGGCCTACGGCCTGTTCGACTCGCCGATCGCCCTCATCCTCGCCTATCCGACGATCCTGATCCCGTTCTCGACGTGGCTCCTGATGGGCTACTTCAAGACCATCCCCTACGAGCTGGAGGAATGCGCGCTGATGGACGGCGCCAGCCGGTGGCAGATCCTCACCAAGATCATCCTGCCGCTCGCCTTCCCGGGGCTGATCTCCGCGGGGATCTTCTCGCTGACGCTGTGCTGGAACGAGTTCATCTACGCGCTGACCTTCCTGTCGTCGACGCAGAACAAGACGGTGCCCATCGCCGTGGTGAGCGAGTTCGTGGACGGCGACGTCTACAAGTGGGGCTCGCTGATGGCCGGCGCGCTGCTGGGCTCGCTGCCGCTGGTGATCCTGTACTCGTTCTTCGTCGAGTACTACGTCTCCGCGCTCACCGGCGCCGTCAAGGAGTGA
- a CDS encoding carbohydrate ABC transporter permease, with protein sequence MAHTALTQPAPAAIPTRSAWQRVRASRGWAGFWFMLPTALILGLFLAYPLLKGIWLSFTNARIGREGVFVGLENYEWLWDDDVFWLSVFNTCLYTAVASVVKFGVGLYLALLLNKNMPFKSIIRSIVLIPFVVPTVLSAIAFWWIFDSQFSIISWSLRHLGVINGNIDFLGEPAMARACVIFANIWRGVPFIAITLLAGLQTVSPSLYEAATLDGASNWQIFSRITLPLLTPIIAVVMTFSVLFTFTDFQLIWAMTRGGPVNATHLMATLSYQRGILSGTLGEGAAIATAMVPFLLAAIGISWFGLQRRAWQSGGNDR encoded by the coding sequence ATGGCGCACACGGCCCTGACGCAGCCCGCCCCGGCCGCAATCCCGACCCGCTCGGCCTGGCAGCGCGTGCGCGCGAGCCGGGGCTGGGCGGGGTTCTGGTTCATGCTGCCGACGGCGCTGATCCTCGGCCTGTTCCTGGCCTACCCGCTCCTGAAGGGCATCTGGCTGTCCTTCACCAACGCGCGGATCGGCCGCGAGGGCGTCTTCGTCGGTCTCGAGAACTACGAGTGGCTCTGGGACGACGACGTCTTCTGGCTCTCGGTGTTCAACACCTGCCTCTACACGGCGGTGGCGTCCGTGGTGAAGTTCGGGGTCGGTCTCTACCTCGCGTTGCTGCTCAACAAGAACATGCCGTTCAAGTCGATCATCCGGTCGATCGTGCTGATCCCGTTCGTGGTCCCGACCGTGCTGTCGGCCATCGCCTTCTGGTGGATCTTCGACAGCCAGTTCTCGATCATCTCCTGGTCGCTGCGCCATCTCGGGGTGATCAACGGCAACATCGACTTCCTCGGCGAGCCGGCCATGGCCCGGGCCTGCGTGATCTTCGCCAACATCTGGCGGGGCGTGCCGTTCATCGCGATCACGCTGCTCGCCGGGCTCCAGACGGTCTCGCCCTCGCTGTACGAGGCCGCGACGCTGGACGGCGCCTCGAACTGGCAGATCTTCTCGCGGATCACCCTGCCGCTTCTGACCCCGATCATCGCGGTGGTGATGACGTTCTCCGTGCTGTTCACCTTCACCGACTTCCAGCTGATCTGGGCCATGACGCGCGGCGGCCCGGTGAACGCCACGCACCTGATGGCCACCCTGTCGTACCAGCGGGGCATCCTCTCGGGGACGCTCGGCGAGGGCGCGGCCATCGCCACCGCCATGGTGCCGTTCCTGCTCGCGGCCATCGGCATCTCGTGGTTCGGCCTGCAGCGCAGGGCCTGGCAATCCGGGGGGAACGACCGATGA
- a CDS encoding ABC transporter substrate-binding protein — MSVLDRRSLLAGAAATGLAAGSDLLGFAKAWAQSAEWKPEPGASLSLLRWKRFVPAEDEAFMRLVDAFTKATGVKVTVTNESFDDIQPKASVAANTGQGPDMVWGLFSFPALFPDKCLPLEDVADSLGKKYGPWFPSAEAYGKVKGKWIAIPVAFNGGYPNYRISAMKKAGFDKFPTDTAGFLELCRGLKKNNTPAGFALGHATGDGNTWCHWALWSHGGNLVDANEKIVINSPETAKALEYVKSLYETFVPGTVSWNDSSNNKAFLAGDLYLTNNGISIYAAAKKDNPKLAEDMDHAVWPIGPVGKPTEFQLAFPILAFKYSKAPNACKAFIAFMMEAANYNPWLEAAQGYLCEPLSNYPKNPIWTSDPKNAVFAEAGRRSLAAGGLAPVSERIAAVLADFVIVDMFASHCTGREDVKGAIKNAERAATRIFRNT; from the coding sequence ATGTCCGTTCTCGATCGCCGGTCCCTCCTCGCGGGCGCCGCCGCGACCGGCCTCGCCGCCGGCAGCGACCTCCTCGGCTTCGCCAAGGCCTGGGCGCAGAGCGCGGAGTGGAAGCCCGAGCCGGGGGCGAGCCTGTCGCTCCTGCGCTGGAAGCGCTTCGTGCCGGCCGAGGACGAGGCCTTCATGAGGCTGGTCGACGCCTTCACCAAGGCGACGGGCGTCAAGGTCACGGTGACCAACGAGTCCTTCGACGACATCCAGCCCAAGGCGTCCGTCGCCGCCAATACGGGCCAAGGGCCCGACATGGTATGGGGCCTGTTCTCGTTCCCGGCGCTCTTCCCCGACAAGTGCCTGCCGCTCGAGGACGTGGCGGACTCCCTCGGCAAGAAGTACGGCCCCTGGTTCCCGTCAGCCGAGGCCTACGGCAAGGTCAAGGGCAAGTGGATCGCGATCCCCGTGGCGTTCAACGGCGGCTATCCGAACTACCGCATCTCGGCGATGAAGAAGGCCGGGTTCGACAAGTTCCCGACCGACACCGCGGGTTTCCTCGAACTCTGCCGCGGCCTGAAGAAGAACAACACGCCCGCAGGTTTCGCCCTCGGCCACGCCACCGGCGACGGCAACACGTGGTGCCACTGGGCGCTCTGGTCCCACGGCGGCAACCTCGTGGACGCCAACGAGAAGATCGTCATCAACTCGCCCGAGACCGCCAAGGCGCTCGAGTACGTCAAGTCTCTGTACGAGACCTTCGTGCCCGGCACGGTGTCGTGGAACGACTCGTCGAACAACAAGGCGTTCCTGGCCGGCGACCTGTACCTGACCAACAACGGCATCTCGATCTACGCAGCGGCCAAGAAGGACAACCCGAAGCTCGCCGAGGACATGGACCACGCGGTCTGGCCGATCGGCCCGGTCGGCAAGCCCACCGAGTTCCAGCTCGCCTTCCCGATCCTGGCCTTCAAGTACTCGAAGGCGCCGAACGCCTGTAAAGCCTTCATCGCCTTCATGATGGAGGCGGCGAACTACAATCCCTGGCTGGAGGCGGCGCAGGGCTACCTCTGCGAGCCCCTGTCGAACTATCCGAAGAACCCGATCTGGACGAGCGACCCGAAGAACGCGGTCTTCGCCGAGGCGGGACGGCGCTCCCTGGCGGCGGGCGGCCTCGCGCCGGTGAGCGAGCGGATCGCCGCCGTGCTGGCCGACTTCGTGATCGTCGACATGTTCGCCAGCCACTGCACCGGCCGCGAGGACGTGAAGGGCGCCATCAAGAACGCCGAGCGCGCCGCGACCCGCATCTTCCGGAACACCTGA
- a CDS encoding ABC transporter ATP-binding protein: MASVGIREVRKAFGSTNVLHGVSVDIRDGEFVILVGPSGCGKSTLLRMIAGLENISGGEIRIGERVVNDVPPKERDIAMVFQNYALYPHLTVRENMAFSMRIRKAPASEIDLRVNKAAQILGLSQLLDRYPRQLSGGQRQRVAMGRAIVRDPQVFLFDEPLSNLDAKLRVAMRTEIKELHQRLKTTTIYVTHDQIEAMTMADRIVVMHDGVVEQIGPPLELYDRPDNLFVAGFIGSPAMNFVPGQVRANGRLSFVTETGMTIPLADAPSGVEGRPLILGVRPEHFDLAPDGITAEVVVVEPTGSETMLAVRAGGQDLTCVLRERVRERPGETVALRPNRVHFFDAGTGRRLPN, encoded by the coding sequence ATGGCCTCGGTGGGAATCCGCGAGGTTCGCAAGGCTTTCGGATCGACGAATGTCCTGCACGGCGTGTCGGTGGATATCCGGGACGGTGAATTCGTGATCCTGGTCGGCCCGTCGGGCTGCGGGAAATCAACGCTCCTGCGGATGATCGCCGGGCTCGAAAACATCTCCGGCGGCGAGATCCGCATCGGCGAGCGCGTGGTGAACGATGTGCCGCCTAAGGAGCGGGACATCGCCATGGTGTTCCAGAACTACGCCCTCTATCCACATCTCACGGTCCGCGAGAACATGGCGTTCTCGATGCGGATCCGGAAGGCGCCCGCCTCGGAGATCGATCTCCGGGTCAACAAGGCCGCGCAGATCCTCGGACTGAGCCAGTTGCTGGACCGCTACCCGCGCCAGCTCTCGGGCGGCCAGCGCCAGCGCGTCGCCATGGGCCGGGCGATCGTGCGGGACCCGCAGGTGTTCCTGTTCGACGAGCCGCTCTCCAACCTCGACGCCAAGCTGCGCGTGGCGATGCGCACCGAGATCAAGGAGCTGCACCAGCGCCTGAAGACGACGACCATCTACGTTACCCACGACCAGATCGAGGCCATGACCATGGCCGACCGGATCGTGGTGATGCACGACGGGGTCGTGGAGCAGATCGGGCCGCCCCTCGAACTCTACGACCGGCCCGACAACCTGTTCGTCGCGGGCTTCATCGGCTCGCCGGCCATGAACTTCGTGCCCGGCCAGGTCCGGGCGAACGGGCGGCTCAGCTTCGTCACCGAGACCGGCATGACGATCCCGCTGGCCGACGCGCCCTCCGGCGTCGAGGGGCGCCCGCTCATTCTGGGCGTCCGGCCCGAGCATTTCGACCTCGCGCCCGACGGGATCACCGCGGAGGTCGTCGTCGTGGAGCCGACCGGCTCCGAGACGATGCTGGCGGTCCGGGCCGGCGGCCAGGATCTCACCTGCGTGCTGCGCGAGCGCGTGCGCGAGCGGCCCGGCGAGACCGTCGCCCTGCGGCCGAACCGCGTGCACTTCTTCGACGCCGGGACCGGCCGTCGCCTGCCGAACTGA
- a CDS encoding fumarylacetoacetate hydrolase family protein encodes MSLSGLTAREILPADGCRGTLAGRVWRPDVAGPSVVAIRADAGGAARIVDVTAAFPTVSDLCEARDPAAALRGAEGEDLGSLDAILANTAPDGRDVNRPWLLAPVDLQALKAAGVTFATSMLERVIEERARGDLAAAAAIRAEVERLVGRDLRRLKPGSPEAMALKEVLVAQGAWSQYLEVGIGPDAEIFTKAQPLSAVGCGADAGLHPDSHWNNPEPEVALAVTSDQRIVGATLANDVNLRDFEGRSALLLGKAKDNNASCALGPFLRLFDDSFGLDDVRRTTVTLEVVGTDGFRLEGTSPLSEISRDPEELAEALMGRTHNYPDGALLLLGTMFAPIQDRHGPGLGFTHAEGDRVAVASPELGSLVNRMRPCDACEPWTFGARALMRNLAARGLL; translated from the coding sequence ATGTCGTTATCGGGCCTGACCGCGCGGGAGATCCTGCCCGCCGACGGATGCCGGGGCACCCTCGCGGGCCGGGTGTGGCGGCCGGACGTGGCTGGTCCCAGCGTCGTGGCGATCCGCGCCGACGCGGGCGGCGCGGCCCGAATCGTCGACGTCACCGCCGCCTTCCCCACGGTGAGCGACCTGTGCGAGGCCCGGGATCCCGCTGCCGCCCTGCGCGGTGCCGAGGGCGAGGACCTCGGCAGCCTCGACGCGATCCTGGCCAACACCGCGCCCGACGGGCGCGACGTCAACCGGCCGTGGCTCCTGGCGCCGGTCGACCTGCAGGCCCTGAAGGCCGCGGGCGTGACCTTCGCCACGTCCATGCTGGAGCGGGTGATCGAGGAGCGCGCCCGGGGCGATCTCGCCGCCGCGGCGGCGATCCGCGCCGAGGTCGAGCGCTTGGTTGGCCGCGACCTGCGCCGGCTCAAGCCCGGCTCGCCCGAGGCCATGGCCCTCAAGGAGGTGCTGGTCGCGCAGGGCGCCTGGAGCCAGTACCTGGAGGTCGGAATCGGCCCGGACGCCGAGATCTTCACCAAGGCGCAGCCGCTCTCGGCCGTGGGCTGCGGCGCGGATGCGGGCCTGCACCCGGACTCGCACTGGAACAACCCGGAGCCCGAGGTGGCGCTGGCGGTCACCTCCGATCAACGGATCGTCGGCGCGACGCTCGCCAACGACGTGAACCTGCGCGACTTCGAGGGCCGGTCGGCGCTGCTCCTCGGGAAGGCCAAGGACAACAACGCCTCCTGCGCCCTCGGGCCGTTCCTGCGGCTGTTCGACGACTCGTTCGGGCTCGACGACGTGCGCCGCACCACCGTCACCCTGGAGGTCGTCGGCACGGACGGGTTCCGGCTGGAGGGAACCTCGCCGCTGTCCGAGATCAGTCGCGACCCGGAGGAGCTGGCCGAGGCGCTGATGGGGCGGACGCACAATTACCCGGACGGCGCCCTCCTCCTCCTCGGCACGATGTTCGCGCCGATCCAGGACCGGCACGGGCCGGGCCTCGGCTTCACCCACGCCGAGGGCGACCGGGTCGCGGTGGCGAGCCCGGAACTCGGCAGCCTGGTCAACCGCATGCGCCCCTGCGACGCCTGCGAGCCCTGGACGTTCGGCGCCCGCGCGCTGATGCGCAATCTCGCCGCCCGCGGGCTTCTGTGA
- a CDS encoding FAD-binding oxidoreductase, producing the protein MPPQTKPEPAEMMPMTDARLLDRLAAIVGSSGLVTGDELRGRSANWTRPAEPCAALALVRPRDTAETSAVLAVCHAAGVSVVPRGGATGLVDGTLCAPDEITLSTERMTGIEPVDPLGMTVVVGTGATIESVQDAAASSGLFFPLDLGARGSATIGGAISTNAGGLRVLRYGMMREMVLGLEAVLADGTVVSSMRPLIKNNTGLDLKQLFVGTEGTMGIVTRAVLRLRPEPAGYATALIACPGVDDGARVLRAAQSAFQGRVSSFEGLWPDFYRLMTAPGRATPPLGHDYPFYAIIEVECVSEESDRFLGLLEGLMGEGTILDAAIASSEEQRRGMWRIRDRVEHLNADGIERAFDVSVPLAKMDGYVRGALDRLAAIPGCRAVVYGHIGDNNLHWNTTRLDAAGNAAIDAAIYEPLAALNGSVSAEHGIGLEKRAKLKLSRSPEEIAVMRLVKRALDPDNRLNPGKIF; encoded by the coding sequence GTGCCGCCCCAGACCAAGCCCGAGCCCGCCGAGATGATGCCGATGACCGACGCCCGCCTCCTCGACCGCCTCGCCGCGATCGTCGGATCGTCCGGCCTCGTCACCGGCGACGAGCTGCGCGGACGCTCGGCCAACTGGACGCGGCCGGCCGAGCCCTGCGCGGCCCTCGCGCTGGTCCGTCCGCGCGACACCGCCGAGACCAGCGCGGTCCTGGCGGTCTGCCACGCGGCGGGCGTTTCCGTGGTGCCGCGGGGCGGCGCCACCGGACTCGTCGACGGCACGCTCTGCGCCCCCGACGAGATCACGCTCTCGACCGAGCGCATGACCGGGATCGAGCCGGTTGACCCATTGGGCATGACGGTGGTGGTCGGCACCGGCGCCACCATCGAGAGCGTGCAGGATGCCGCCGCGTCGAGCGGCCTGTTCTTCCCCCTCGACCTCGGCGCCCGCGGCTCGGCGACGATCGGCGGCGCGATCTCCACCAATGCCGGCGGCCTGCGGGTGCTGCGCTACGGCATGATGCGCGAGATGGTGCTGGGCCTGGAAGCGGTGCTCGCCGACGGCACGGTGGTGTCGTCCATGCGCCCGCTGATCAAGAACAACACTGGCCTCGACCTGAAGCAGCTCTTCGTCGGCACCGAGGGCACGATGGGCATCGTCACGCGGGCGGTGCTGCGGCTGCGCCCGGAACCGGCGGGCTACGCGACCGCGCTGATCGCCTGTCCGGGCGTGGACGACGGGGCTCGGGTACTGCGGGCGGCCCAGAGCGCCTTTCAGGGGCGCGTCTCCTCCTTCGAGGGGCTGTGGCCCGACTTCTACCGGCTGATGACGGCGCCGGGGCGCGCGACGCCGCCGCTTGGCCACGATTACCCGTTCTACGCGATCATCGAGGTCGAGTGCGTCTCCGAGGAGTCCGACCGCTTCCTCGGCCTGCTCGAAGGCCTGATGGGCGAGGGCACGATCCTCGACGCGGCGATCGCCTCCTCGGAGGAGCAGCGCCGGGGCATGTGGCGCATCCGCGACCGCGTGGAGCACCTCAACGCCGACGGGATCGAGCGCGCCTTCGATGTCAGTGTGCCCCTGGCTAAGATGGACGGCTACGTCCGCGGGGCGCTCGACCGGCTGGCCGCGATCCCGGGCTGCCGGGCCGTGGTCTACGGGCATATCGGCGACAACAACCTGCACTGGAACACGACCCGCCTCGACGCCGCTGGCAACGCGGCCATCGATGCGGCGATCTACGAGCCCCTGGCGGCGCTGAACGGATCCGTCTCGGCGGAACACGGGATCGGCCTCGAGAAGCGGGCCAAGCTGAAGCTGTCGCGCTCTCCCGAGGAGATCGCGGTCATGCGGCTGGTCAAGCGGGCGCTCGACCCGGATAACCGCCTGAACCCCGGCAAGATCTTCTGA
- a CDS encoding DUF167 family protein has protein sequence MAIRLAVRLTPRGGRDAAEGWARDAKGQSYLKARVTAPPVDGAANAALVVVIAKALKVSRGSVRIVTGDQSRLKILEIDGVAQADLDRVFGPP, from the coding sequence GTGGCGATCCGGCTGGCGGTGCGCCTCACGCCGCGCGGCGGCCGCGACGCCGCGGAGGGTTGGGCCCGCGACGCGAAGGGCCAATCCTACCTGAAGGCCCGGGTCACGGCCCCGCCGGTGGACGGGGCCGCGAACGCGGCGCTCGTGGTCGTGATCGCCAAGGCGCTGAAGGTCAGCCGCGGATCGGTCCGCATCGTCACCGGCGACCAGAGCCGTCTGAAGATCCTGGAGATCGACGGCGTCGCGCAGGCGGATCTGGACCGGGTGTTCGGACCGCCCTGA
- a CDS encoding 3-keto-5-aminohexanoate cleavage protein, translated as MASQRKVIITCAVTGAIHTPSMSPHLPVTPEEIADAAIGAAEAGAAIVHLHARNPENGQPDQTPEAFAKFLPVIKQRSNCVVNITTGGAPTMSIEERVRPAATFQPEVASLNLGSMNFGLFGMLDRFKDLKHQWERDYLGNKDIIFRNTFGQIEHILTTCGPNGTKFEFECYDTAHLYNLKYFFDRGLVQAPLFIQTVFGLQGGIGAHPDDVMHMKRTADRLFGDQYRWSVLGAGRNQMNIAAMAAAMGGNVRVGLEDSLWDGPGKLAETNAAQVRRVRSIIEGLGLAVASPDEAREILALKGGDKVAF; from the coding sequence ATGGCCTCACAGCGGAAAGTCATCATTACCTGCGCGGTGACGGGCGCGATCCATACGCCCAGCATGTCGCCGCACCTGCCGGTGACGCCCGAGGAGATCGCCGACGCCGCCATCGGCGCCGCCGAGGCGGGCGCGGCCATCGTGCACCTGCACGCCCGCAACCCGGAGAACGGCCAGCCCGACCAGACGCCCGAGGCTTTCGCCAAGTTCCTGCCGGTGATCAAGCAGCGCTCGAACTGCGTGGTGAACATCACCACCGGCGGCGCGCCGACCATGTCGATCGAGGAGCGCGTCCGTCCGGCCGCGACCTTCCAGCCTGAAGTCGCCTCGCTGAATCTCGGCTCGATGAATTTCGGCCTGTTCGGCATGCTCGACCGCTTCAAGGACCTGAAGCATCAGTGGGAGCGGGACTATCTCGGCAACAAGGACATCATCTTTCGCAACACGTTCGGTCAGATCGAGCATATCCTGACGACCTGCGGACCGAACGGGACGAAGTTCGAGTTCGAGTGCTACGACACCGCGCATCTCTACAATCTCAAATACTTCTTCGACCGCGGCCTCGTGCAGGCGCCGCTGTTCATCCAGACGGTGTTCGGTCTCCAGGGCGGCATCGGCGCGCATCCGGACGACGTGATGCACATGAAGCGCACCGCGGACCGGCTGTTCGGTGATCAGTACCGCTGGTCGGTGCTGGGGGCGGGCCGCAACCAGATGAACATCGCCGCCATGGCGGCCGCGATGGGCGGCAACGTCCGGGTCGGTCTGGAGGACAGCCTCTGGGACGGGCCGGGCAAGCTCGCCGAGACCAACGCCGCGCAGGTCCGCCGCGTCCGCTCGATCATCGAGGGACTGGGCCTTGCCGTCGCTTCACCCGATGAGGCGCGCGAGATCCTGGCGCTGAAGGGCGGCGACAAGGTCGCGTTCTGA